A genomic stretch from Oleomonas cavernae includes:
- a CDS encoding GAF domain-containing protein, whose protein sequence is MTTDRSLLSHYLGIAPSTREEGVLRLLLETAIRTVDAAEGSVLAYDHDANDLRFVMVANGPGSLIGQRVPIGAGLTGLAALTHEVQIGAPTFKTVDDANKATGVEGEPSAVIAAPMVSGDTLIGVLTAVRFKSGHRFTTDDGRAYGNFATVAALMLDQHNRLRSMTGDRGGELTTAGGYGPEEARILNALGTVARTRPDRLPRLAQLFEQMVDIAS, encoded by the coding sequence ATGACCACCGACCGTTCGCTGTTGAGCCACTATCTGGGCATCGCGCCGTCCACGCGCGAGGAAGGCGTGCTGCGCCTGCTGCTCGAGACGGCGATTCGCACGGTCGATGCCGCCGAAGGCTCGGTCCTGGCCTATGACCACGATGCCAATGACCTGCGCTTCGTGATGGTCGCCAACGGCCCCGGCTCGCTGATCGGCCAGCGCGTGCCGATCGGCGCCGGCCTGACCGGCCTCGCCGCCCTGACCCACGAAGTGCAGATCGGCGCGCCGACCTTCAAGACCGTGGACGATGCCAACAAGGCGACCGGCGTCGAGGGCGAGCCCAGCGCGGTCATCGCCGCCCCCATGGTTTCGGGCGACACCCTGATCGGCGTGCTGACGGCGGTGCGCTTCAAGAGCGGCCACCGCTTCACCACCGACGACGGCCGCGCCTATGGCAATTTCGCCACCGTCGCCGCCCTGATGCTGGACCAGCACAACCGCCTGCGCAGCATGACCGGCGACCGCGGCGGCGAACTCACCACCGCCGGCGGCTATGGTCCCGAGGAAGCCCGCATCCTCAACGCCCTGGGCACGGTGGCCCGGACCCGGCCCGACCGGCTGCCCCGCCTCGCCCAATTGTTCGAGCAGATGGTCGACATCGCGTCCTGA
- a CDS encoding CARDB domain-containing protein — MPDLDVQNAGDSYPPTLSASSIVAGGSVTLTYRLSNFGLDSAPSSVTGIYRSSDSTISTSDTRVGTDSNGSLAANTGRTETFTVDTTGWAAGSYYIGAVADYANAISESNESNNPPAASG; from the coding sequence ATGCCCGACCTTGACGTGCAGAACGCCGGCGACTCCTATCCGCCGACCCTCAGCGCCTCCAGCATCGTCGCGGGCGGCAGCGTCACGCTCACCTACCGTCTCAGCAACTTCGGCCTCGACAGCGCACCGTCCTCGGTGACCGGCATCTACCGGTCGAGCGACAGCACCATTTCAACCAGCGACACACGGGTCGGCACCGACTCGAACGGGTCACTCGCCGCCAATACCGGCCGGACCGAGACTTTCACCGTCGACACCACCGGTTGGGCTGCCGGCAGCTATTACATCGGCGCGGTGGCGGACTACGCCAACGCCATCTCCGAGTCCAACGAGAGCAACAACCCTCCAGCGGCGTCTGGCTGA
- a CDS encoding CARDB domain-containing protein — MQLPDLDVQNAGDSYPPTLSASSVVAGGSVTLTYRLSNFGTGSAPSSVTGIYRSTDGTISTGDTRIGTDSNGSLAANSGSTETFTIDTSGWTPGSYYIGAVADYNNAISESNEGNNPSSGVWLTVTAPPVQLPDLDVQNAGDSYPPTLSASSIVAGGSVTLTYRLSNFGTGSAPSSVTGIYRSSDSTISTSDTRVGTDSNGSLAADTGRTETFTVDTTGWAAGSYYIGAVADYNNAISESNESNNPSSGVWLTVTAPPVQLPDLDVQNAGDSYPPTLSASSVVAGGSVTLTYRLSNFGTGSAPSSVTGIYRSTDGAISTGDTRIGTDSNASLAANTGRTETFTVDTTGWAAGSYYIGAVADYANAISESNESNNPSSGVWLTVTAPPVQLPDLDVQNAGDSYPPTLSASSVVAGGGVTLTYRLSNFGTGSAPSSVTGIYRSSDSTISTSDTRVGTDSNGSLAANTGRTETFTIDTTGWAAGSYYIGAVADYNKAISESNESNNPSSGVRLTVTAAPTTPEVTVLGNAVSIADGDTTPVATDHTNFGSVEVGSAGVTRTFTVRNDGGGTLNLSNLTLPTGFTLVNGLVTSLAPGATDTFRVRMDAATAGTKTGQITFASNDPNESAFNFVVTGTVTGMTTDAGNTLATATDLTLGNTVLQSVGSSPDSNDFFHFTAASSGHVTANLTGLSADLDIRALNSSGTQIVAGELEGNSSESISFNVTAGQVYYLHVDPFGVASSNYRLATTFISGAASATEMLAEARSHLGEDYYWRYRLNADGSRTYTTFNSTTINDADFSGPWDCAEFVSYCIYQETGNRIGLADPSNPSSFEFSSAGWKYAIANELGVTQVTLQTALETVGAVIWIEEHVMMSVGNGYQIIEASARKSSGKYFSDDRTVYYDPLNKSATPGVVWDTNDTASVSDDTPMGVDIGDVTYHDYTASELEHLHATAGVVDAFLI, encoded by the coding sequence GTGCAGCTTCCCGACCTTGACGTGCAGAACGCCGGCGACTCCTATCCGCCGACCCTCAGCGCCTCCAGCGTCGTCGCGGGCGGCAGCGTCACGCTCACCTATCGTCTCAGCAACTTCGGCACGGGCAGCGCCCCGTCCTCGGTGACTGGCATCTACCGGTCGACCGACGGCACGATATCCACTGGCGACACACGGATCGGCACCGACTCGAACGGGTCACTCGCCGCCAATAGCGGCAGCACCGAGACGTTCACGATCGACACTTCGGGCTGGACACCGGGGAGTTACTACATCGGCGCGGTGGCGGACTACAACAACGCCATCTCCGAGTCCAACGAGGGCAACAACCCCTCCAGCGGCGTCTGGCTGACCGTGACGGCGCCGCCTGTGCAGCTTCCCGACCTTGACGTACAGAACGCCGGCGACTCCTATCCGCCGACCCTCAGCGCCTCCAGCATCGTCGCGGGCGGCAGCGTCACGCTCACCTACCGTCTCAGCAATTTCGGCACGGGCAGCGCCCCGTCCTCGGTGACCGGCATCTACCGGTCGAGCGACAGCACCATTTCGACCAGCGACACACGGGTCGGCACCGACTCGAACGGGTCACTCGCCGCCGATACCGGCCGGACCGAGACGTTCACCGTCGACACCACCGGTTGGGCTGCCGGCAGCTATTACATCGGCGCGGTGGCGGACTACAACAACGCCATCTCCGAGTCCAACGAGAGCAACAACCCCTCCAGCGGCGTCTGGCTGACCGTGACGGCGCCGCCTGTGCAGCTTCCCGACCTTGACGTGCAGAACGCCGGCGACTCCTATCCGCCGACCCTCAGCGCCTCCAGCGTCGTCGCGGGCGGCAGCGTCACGCTCACCTACCGTCTCAGCAACTTCGGCACGGGCAGCGCCCCGTCCTCGGTGACAGGCATCTATCGGTCGACTGACGGCGCCATATCCACTGGCGACACGCGGATCGGCACCGACTCGAACGCGTCGCTCGCCGCCAATACCGGCCGGACCGAGACTTTCACCGTCGACACCACCGGGTGGGCTGCCGGCAGCTACTACATCGGCGCAGTGGCGGACTACGCCAACGCCATCTCCGAGTCCAACGAGAGCAACAACCCCTCCAGCGGCGTCTGGCTGACCGTAACGGCGCCGCCTGTGCAGCTTCCCGACCTTGACGTACAGAACGCCGGCGACTCCTATCCGCCGACCCTCAGCGCCTCCAGCGTCGTCGCGGGCGGCGGCGTCACGCTCACCTACCGTCTCAGCAACTTCGGCACGGGCAGCGCCCCGTCCTCGGTGACAGGCATCTACCGGTCGAGCGACAGCACCATTTCGACCAGCGACACACGGGTCGGCACCGACTCGAACGGGTCACTCGCCGCCAATACCGGCCGGACCGAGACGTTCACGATCGACACCACCGGGTGGGCTGCCGGCAGCTATTACATCGGCGCGGTGGCGGACTACAACAAGGCCATCTCCGAGTCCAACGAGAGCAACAATCCCTCCAGTGGCGTCCGGCTGACCGTAACGGCGGCGCCTACGACGCCCGAGGTGACGGTTCTGGGCAATGCGGTGAGCATTGCCGATGGGGACACGACGCCGGTCGCCACCGATCACACCAACTTCGGCAGCGTCGAGGTCGGCAGCGCGGGCGTGACGCGGACCTTCACCGTGCGCAATGATGGCGGCGGCACGCTCAACCTGTCGAACCTGACGCTTCCCACAGGCTTCACCCTCGTCAACGGTCTGGTGACCTCGCTGGCCCCCGGCGCCACGGACACGTTCCGGGTGCGGATGGACGCAGCGACAGCCGGGACCAAGACCGGACAGATCACGTTCGCCAGCAACGATCCCAACGAAAGCGCGTTCAACTTCGTCGTCACCGGGACGGTGACCGGAATGACGACGGACGCGGGCAACACGTTGGCGACGGCGACCGACTTGACACTGGGCAATACGGTCTTGCAATCGGTCGGCAGCAGTCCGGACTCCAACGACTTCTTCCACTTCACGGCGGCCAGCAGCGGCCACGTTACGGCGAATCTGACCGGACTGTCGGCAGACCTCGATATTCGGGCGCTGAACAGCAGCGGGACTCAGATCGTAGCGGGCGAACTGGAGGGCAATTCCAGCGAGTCGATCTCGTTCAATGTTACCGCCGGGCAGGTCTACTACTTGCACGTCGATCCCTTCGGCGTGGCGTCGTCCAACTACAGACTGGCTACGACGTTCATCAGTGGAGCGGCGTCTGCTACTGAAATGCTTGCGGAAGCTCGCAGTCACCTCGGGGAAGACTATTACTGGAGGTACCGTCTGAATGCGGATGGTTCTAGAACTTATACGACGTTCAATTCAACAACTATAAATGATGCCGACTTCTCAGGGCCTTGGGATTGCGCGGAGTTTGTCAGTTATTGCATCTATCAAGAGACTGGAAATAGGATCGGCCTCGCAGACCCAAGTAATCCCAGCTCATTTGAGTTCTCGTCCGCTGGATGGAAGTATGCCATTGCGAATGAACTTGGTGTTACCCAAGTCACTCTGCAGACCGCTTTGGAAACTGTTGGCGCCGTAATCTGGATTGAAGAGCACGTTATGATGTCGGTAGGCAACGGTTATCAGATCATCGAAGCGAGTGCGCGGAAGTCTAGCGGAAAGTACTTTAGCGACGATCGCACGGTGTATTATGACCCATTGAACAAGTCGGCCACCCCAGGAGTTGTTTGGGATACAAATGATACAGCGTCCGTTTCTGATGATACTCCGATGGGAGTCGACATTGGGGATGTAACGTACCATGATTATACTGCATCGGAATTGGAGCATTTGCATGCAACCGCAGGTGTCGTTGATGCATTCTTGATTTGA
- the cysD gene encoding sulfate adenylyltransferase subunit CysD — translation MSTDSLTHLQRLEAESIHIMREVVSETEHPVMLYSIGKDSAVMLHLAMKAFYPSKPPFPLLHVDTTWKFKEMIAFRDQMAASLGLDLLVHTNPEGVEMGINPFIHGSALHTDIMKTQGLKQALDKYGFDAAFGGARRDEEKSRAKERIFSFRSTQHRWDPKSQRPELWRLYNTRKNKGESIRVFPLSNWTELDIWQYIHLEKIPIVPLYFAAERPVVERDGTLIMVDDDRMPMRPGEKPQMKKVRFRTLGCYPLTGAIESEADTLTAIIQEMLLTTTSERQGRVIDHDQSGSMEKKKQEGYF, via the coding sequence GTGTCCACTGACAGCCTGACCCACCTGCAACGGCTCGAAGCCGAGAGCATCCACATCATGCGCGAGGTGGTGTCCGAGACCGAGCATCCGGTGATGCTCTATTCGATCGGCAAGGACAGCGCGGTGATGCTGCACCTGGCCATGAAGGCCTTCTACCCGTCCAAGCCGCCCTTCCCCCTGCTCCATGTCGACACGACCTGGAAGTTCAAGGAAATGATCGCCTTCCGCGACCAGATGGCGGCCAGCCTTGGCCTCGACCTGCTGGTGCACACCAACCCGGAGGGCGTGGAGATGGGCATCAACCCCTTCATCCACGGCTCGGCCCTGCATACCGACATCATGAAGACCCAGGGCTTGAAGCAGGCCCTGGACAAGTACGGCTTCGACGCGGCCTTCGGCGGCGCCCGGCGGGACGAGGAAAAGAGCCGCGCCAAGGAGCGCATCTTCTCCTTCCGCTCGACCCAGCACCGCTGGGACCCCAAGAGCCAGCGGCCCGAGCTCTGGCGCCTCTACAACACGCGCAAGAACAAGGGCGAGTCGATCCGCGTCTTCCCGCTGTCGAACTGGACCGAGCTCGACATCTGGCAATATATCCACCTGGAGAAGATCCCCATCGTGCCGCTGTATTTCGCCGCGGAACGCCCGGTGGTGGAGCGTGACGGCACCCTGATCATGGTCGACGACGACCGCATGCCCATGCGCCCGGGCGAGAAGCCGCAGATGAAGAAGGTGCGGTTCCGCACCCTGGGCTGCTACCCGCTGACCGGGGCGATCGAGTCGGAGGCCGACACGCTGACCGCGATCATCCAGGAAATGCTGCTGACCACGACCTCCGAACGCCAGGGCCGGGTGATCGATCACGATCAGTCGGGCTCGATGGAAAAGAAGAAGCAGGAGGGGTACTTCTGA
- a CDS encoding molybdenum cofactor biosynthesis protein MoaE, translating to MAVRIQQEDFDTGAELDRLGGSADVGAVASFVGLVRARGDHDDVTAIELEHYPGMTQKALEAIEAEARSRFPLTDSLIIHRVGRLTLGARIVLVATASPHRAAALEACAFLIDWLKTGAPFWKREITADGKAAWVASKASDDAATDRWR from the coding sequence GTGGCAGTACGTATTCAGCAAGAGGATTTCGATACTGGCGCCGAGCTGGACAGGCTGGGCGGGTCGGCCGACGTCGGCGCCGTCGCCTCCTTCGTCGGCCTGGTGCGGGCGCGCGGCGACCACGACGACGTCACCGCCATCGAACTCGAGCACTATCCCGGCATGACGCAAAAGGCGCTCGAAGCGATCGAGGCCGAGGCGCGCAGCCGCTTCCCCCTGACCGACAGCCTGATCATCCACCGGGTCGGCCGCCTCACGCTCGGCGCCCGCATTGTGCTGGTCGCCACCGCCTCGCCCCATCGCGCCGCCGCCCTTGAGGCTTGCGCCTTCCTGATCGACTGGCTAAAGACCGGCGCACCGTTCTGGAAACGGGAGATCACCGCCGATGGCAAGGCCGCCTGGGTCGCGTCGAAAGCCAGCGACGACGCGGCCACAGACCGTTGGCGGTGA
- a CDS encoding flagellar motor protein MotB, giving the protein MAGQNDLRPIIIKRVKKVEGGHHGGAWKVAYADFVTAMMAFFLLLWLLNATSEAQKQGIADYFDPVSVSETTSGAGGVLGGQTITQDSNRNDGGSPTGLVTQIEPDSETTDQEETDQPLPLSGLAQNGPADSTQSANGGLMSSAIAAPIPGAASAAPPSPQSAETIAQTNAQARAEQQRFSATAESLRQALQASPELREAAKQVLIDITPEGMRIQLVDAEGKPMFQTGSSRMSDEMVALLGKIAGVITRLPNRIAIAGHTDAAPYRTTNGYSNWELSADRANSSRRVLTESGVRPARIYQISGKAASEPLIPDNPLDPANRRITITLLRESPVLPPGIAMVPAVP; this is encoded by the coding sequence ATGGCTGGCCAGAACGATCTCCGTCCGATCATCATCAAACGGGTCAAGAAGGTCGAGGGCGGCCACCACGGCGGTGCCTGGAAGGTCGCCTATGCCGACTTCGTGACCGCGATGATGGCCTTCTTCCTGCTGCTATGGCTGCTGAACGCCACCTCGGAAGCGCAGAAGCAGGGCATCGCCGACTATTTCGACCCGGTCAGCGTCAGCGAAACCACCTCGGGCGCCGGCGGCGTGCTGGGTGGCCAGACCATCACGCAGGACAGCAACCGCAACGACGGCGGCAGCCCCACCGGCCTCGTCACCCAGATCGAACCCGACAGCGAGACGACCGACCAGGAGGAAACCGACCAGCCCCTGCCCTTGAGCGGCCTGGCCCAGAACGGCCCCGCCGACAGCACCCAGTCCGCCAACGGCGGGCTCATGAGTTCGGCGATCGCAGCACCGATCCCCGGCGCTGCCAGCGCCGCGCCGCCAAGCCCGCAATCGGCCGAAACGATCGCCCAGACCAACGCCCAGGCGCGCGCCGAACAGCAGCGCTTCAGCGCGACGGCCGAAAGCCTGCGCCAGGCGCTGCAGGCATCGCCCGAACTGCGCGAGGCGGCAAAACAGGTGCTGATCGACATCACCCCGGAGGGCATGCGGATCCAACTGGTCGATGCCGAGGGCAAGCCGATGTTCCAGACCGGTTCGTCGCGCATGTCCGACGAGATGGTGGCCCTGCTCGGCAAGATCGCCGGCGTGATCACCCGCCTGCCCAACCGGATCGCGATCGCCGGCCACACCGACGCCGCTCCCTATCGCACCACCAACGGCTATTCCAACTGGGAACTGTCGGCTGACCGGGCCAATTCCAGCCGCCGGGTGCTGACCGAATCCGGCGTGCGCCCGGCGCGGATCTACCAGATCTCGGGCAAGGCGGCGTCCGAGCCCCTGATCCCCGACAATCCCCTCGACCCGGCCAACCGGCGCATCACCATCACCCTGCTGCGCGAAAGCCCGGTCCTGCCGCCCGGCATCGCCATGGTCCCTGCGGTGCCCTGA
- the cysN gene encoding sulfate adenylyltransferase subunit CysN — translation MAHVSDLIATDIDEYLKVHERKSLLRFITCGSVDDGKSTLIGRLLYDSKMIFEDQMAALEADSKKVGTQGGEIDFALLVDGLAAEREQGITIDVAYRFFSTERRKFIVADTPGHEQYTRNMVTGASTADVAVILIDARKGVLTQTRRHSYLVSLIGIRKVILAINKMDLVDYDHATFDRILGDYTAFAAQIGLSDITAIPLSALKGDNMLEPSPATPWYHGPTLMGYLETVEVADATRGAPFRLPVQWVNRPNLDFRGFSGVITGGEIRPGDAIRVAPSGKTSTVTRIVTQGGDLDVAVAGQSVTLTLADEIDISRGDVIAHKDSPAHVADQFEATVVWMHDQPMLPGRPYLLKLGAKTVTASITEPKYKVNVNTLEHLAAKKLELNEIGVCNIATDQPVAFDPYAENHDTGGFVLIDRLTNNTVGAGLIHFALRRSENIHWQALDVAKKERAQLKNQKSCILWFTGLSGAGKSTIANLVEKRLYTLGHHTYLLDGDNVRHGLNKDLGFTDADRVENIRRVAEVSKLMVDAGMIVLVSFISPFRAERRMARDMVEVGEFFEVFVDTPLAVAEERDVKGLYKKARRGEIKNFTGISSPYEAPEHPEIHLDTTSLSSEAAAEAIVARLKEAGVI, via the coding sequence ATGGCCCACGTCTCCGACCTCATCGCCACCGACATCGACGAATACCTCAAGGTCCACGAGCGCAAGAGCCTGCTGCGCTTCATCACCTGCGGCTCGGTCGACGACGGCAAGTCGACCCTGATCGGCCGCCTGCTCTATGATTCGAAGATGATCTTCGAGGATCAGATGGCGGCCTTGGAAGCCGACTCCAAGAAGGTCGGCACCCAGGGCGGCGAGATCGATTTCGCCCTGCTGGTCGACGGCCTGGCGGCCGAGCGCGAGCAGGGCATCACCATCGACGTCGCCTATCGCTTCTTCTCGACCGAGCGGCGCAAGTTCATCGTCGCCGATACCCCGGGCCACGAGCAGTACACCCGCAACATGGTCACCGGCGCCTCGACCGCCGACGTCGCCGTGATCCTGATCGACGCGCGCAAGGGCGTGCTGACCCAGACCCGGCGGCACTCGTACCTGGTCTCGCTGATCGGCATCCGCAAGGTGATCCTGGCCATCAACAAGATGGACCTGGTCGATTACGACCATGCCACCTTCGACCGCATCCTGGGCGATTACACGGCCTTTGCCGCCCAGATCGGCCTGAGCGACATCACCGCGATCCCGTTGTCGGCCCTCAAGGGCGACAACATGCTGGAACCCAGTCCTGCCACGCCCTGGTACCACGGCCCCACCCTGATGGGTTACCTGGAAACGGTCGAGGTGGCGGATGCCACACGGGGCGCGCCGTTCCGCCTGCCCGTGCAGTGGGTGAACCGGCCCAATCTCGATTTCCGCGGCTTCTCGGGCGTCATCACCGGCGGTGAGATCCGCCCGGGCGATGCCATCCGCGTCGCCCCCTCGGGCAAGACCTCGACGGTGACCCGCATCGTCACGCAAGGCGGCGATCTCGACGTGGCCGTGGCCGGCCAGTCGGTCACCCTGACCCTGGCCGACGAGATCGACATCTCGCGCGGCGACGTCATCGCCCACAAGGACAGCCCCGCCCATGTCGCCGACCAGTTCGAGGCGACGGTGGTCTGGATGCACGACCAGCCCATGCTGCCGGGCCGGCCCTACCTGCTGAAGCTGGGCGCCAAGACCGTCACCGCCTCGATCACCGAGCCCAAGTACAAGGTGAACGTCAACACGCTGGAGCACCTGGCGGCCAAGAAGCTGGAACTCAACGAGATCGGCGTGTGCAACATCGCGACCGACCAGCCGGTGGCCTTCGACCCCTACGCCGAGAACCACGACACCGGCGGCTTCGTCCTGATCGACCGGCTGACCAACAACACGGTGGGCGCTGGCCTGATCCACTTCGCCCTGCGCCGCTCGGAGAACATCCACTGGCAGGCGCTGGACGTGGCCAAGAAGGAGCGCGCCCAGCTCAAGAACCAGAAATCCTGCATCCTGTGGTTCACCGGCCTGTCGGGTGCGGGCAAATCGACCATCGCCAACCTGGTCGAAAAGCGCCTCTACACCCTGGGGCACCACACCTATCTGCTGGACGGCGACAACGTCCGCCACGGCCTGAACAAGGACCTGGGCTTCACCGATGCCGACCGCGTGGAGAACATCCGCCGCGTCGCCGAGGTCTCCAAGCTGATGGTCGATGCCGGCATGATCGTCCTGGTCTCGTTCATCTCGCCCTTCCGGGCGGAACGGCGCATGGCCCGCGACATGGTCGAGGTGGGCGAGTTCTTCGAAGTCTTCGTCGACACGCCCCTGGCGGTGGCCGAGGAGCGCGACGTGAAGGGCCTCTACAAGAAGGCCCGGCGCGGCGAGATCAAGAACTTCACCGGCATTTCCAGCCCCTACGAAGCACCGGAACACCCGGAAATCCACCTCGACACCACCAGCCTCAGCTCCGAAGCCGCCGCCGAGGCGATCGTGGCGCGGCTGAAGGAAGCCGGGGTGATCTGA